GCAGGTGACTAAAGCTGCTTTTTGAGGGTTGCCAACAGATAGTTATAATAAACAATTACCTGTCCCATAGTGAAATGATAAGGGAAGCCCTTTCTCTTGTATAATGTGTGGAATCCTATTGATAATTTAGCAGTTGAACAAAGTAATAAAGGATGCCACTGTATTTCCTTACTGAAATCCTAAAAAGATACGCAAGCTGCGGAATCTAATCTATGTTTAATATTTTTCAGCTCTCAACAGTTATTGAATTGCTTGAAGGTGCCTTCTATGGTTTGGATCTCCTGAAAATGCATTCAGTTACAACTAAACTTGCACATCGCATTGAAACATTAGAAAAGGTAAGagcttcatttttgttttaacaaaacagtAATACAATGTATGGGGAAACAACTGCCCTGCATTTTAGTTTTGTCTGTGCCTGTCTATCCTCCCATGTTTCCCTTCACTGTGCCACACGGCACAACATATGGCTTGGTACACACAGTAAGTCCGATGCATTTGCTGTGTGTAGGGAATCAACACTTCCAGCATCTATAATATCTATTACATTCGGCACTGCTCCCATCTAGTATACTGGTTCAAACAAATGTGAATAAATGATTTCATTATCGTAACCAGTATGAGCCCTGTATAAAAGTCCTGAATAGTGTAGAACCAGTAGCTCTATCCAGCCATCCGGAAACATGGAAGTTTGCTGAGGGCCAATAGCGACACAAACACAtagctgcaaaaaacaaaaaaaaagtttctgatcAGGCAAATCTACAAAGTGCAAAATGCCTGGAATGCTTTAACATTGTGTTTAAATATCAGCATATTCTAGAAAAGCAAATGCATATCAATGTGTAGGATGCCACTTTGTATATAGATGCAGCAGATTTGAACACATTATTTCTATTCCTACTGGAATCAAATCCAGGGTGGAATTGCACAAAGAGTTTGTTCATTTAGACATAAAGTCTAGGCATTAAGCAGCCAATTTTCTGCAAGGATGCAGACCAAATATGTTCAACAATAGAACTGTTCAAGGCTTTGCAAATTAAAGTCTAGGCAATTAAAAACGAAAACtcaaaaaaaatactttagtaCTGACGTACACACCACATTTTAGTTTCCATAAACCTTTTAGTTCTGCTGCTGGTGTTCATATTTTCTTCTTAAAACAATAAGCTTATTTAACAGTATATGTGTCCATAAAGCAAAAAAAGGTGTGGCTTTCCAGCTGGAATGTTACGTGTTCACGTCGACAAAAAAGGTGCAGACCTTAGAATTAGTATCAGTTAACCTTGGGACAGGAAAAAATAAAGGCAGATAGAAAATGTTAAATAGATGGATACATAAATATGGTTTAATGTATTACAAACAAATGGCTTCAAACTTTCAACAAATCTGTCAAACTTATACCTTCCTGCTGTAGGTTGCCTTACAAAACAGAACTGAAAAGAAGGAACATTTAAAAGGAAACACCAAAGTGAACCACATACCCAAGAAAGAAAACAGTTCCACCACCAGCCCAACAGAAACTAAGAAACAGCTCACAGATCTGGGTTCTGTCTTGCAGAGGGATGCTGCAGCAGCCTATAGTCACAAGGAGGTAAGGCTCTCCATTCGCCTTATTCTACCTACACATCATTTTTTTAGTCTTTTCTtcattcaataattttttttaatttttattttgagaCGGTGGATTCAGTATGTATTGGGACTTTCATGCATAAACTCCTTGGCACACCCTAGATCAGATATGTTCAGATCTACCTTTCCATGCAGCTCACACTCAACCTTGCATTGCCTCTGAGACACCAAGGTGGCCAGGATGCAGGTCAGGTGGTCAAGGCATTGATGTTCTTATAGCCAATGCTGAGATTTTGATAGTCATACCAGCTTCACCTTCTTTTAATTAGTGGGAAGTTATGAAACTATCAAGTAATGATGTGGTCATTATGTCTTTGCAATATTTAACAAACGATATGCCTTTGGCAGGAAATTACTATTCTTCTGCCTAGAATATTTGGCTAATACTAGCTGCTGTTCCCTACATCTGTAATCAGGAGTGGTAATTGTGTCTTAAACTAGTGAGCCAGCTTGGCAACCTGCTAAACAGTTAAAAGCCTGCCAAGGTAACTTTTATACTAAGTTCATTCTAGAATCATAAAGCACTTATtgtgtattttataatttttttatgaaGTTTCCTTTTGTATCATTCCTTGAATTCCTTGGATTTCCATATTCAAGAAACACAGAAGTTAGAAAAACAAAGTCCTAAAGAACTTTGGTTTCTATTAATGGAATTAATTTGATATCCAGGACATCGTATTGTTaatataataacataagaaaagtttgggaatgagaaaaggccattcagcccctcATGGCTCGTCCCTTATTAGTGCATCATTCTCCCCTACTGAGGGgaaataatttaaaagcacacCATTTGTATGTTCCAagtgttttagatcctattaCTTCACCGGGTAGGCTATTCCATGAATGtataactgtgtaaaaaaagtgcttcctaacTTGTGTTCTAagtatgagagatactgaaattgaagaagggaactatgaaaaagacctaggagtttacgttgaatgtcttcatctagacaatgtggggaagctataaaaaaggccaacaagatgctcggatatattgtgtgaagtgttgaatttaaatcaaggtaagtaatgttaaaactttacaatgcattagtaagacctcacctagaattttgtgttcagttctggtcacctcgttacaaaaaggatattgctgctctcgaaagagtacaaagaagagcaaccagaattatcccaggtttaaaaggcatgccgtatgcagacaggctaaaagaattgaatctattcagtcttgaacaaagaagactacgcggtgatctgattcaagcattcaaaatcctaaaaggtatagacaatgtcgacccaggggacttttctgacttgaagaaagaaacaaggggtcacaaatggagattagataaaggggcattcagaacagaaaataggaggcacttttttacacagagaattgtgagggtatggaaccaactccccagtaatgttgttgaagctgacaccctgggatccttcaagaagctgcttgatgagattctgggatcaataagctactaacaaccaaacgagcaatatgggctgaatgcctcctctcgtttgtaaactttcttatgttcttaaacttacttttactcggCTTCCATTTATGCCCCTTTTTTATTCTTCTCACTGTGCTAAATGTGAAGTAGTGTCTTCAATCAAGTTCcctctttcccttttttttctaggctgaagagatttaattagaTGAACTTGTCTTCAAAGCTCATATCTGAGTCCTGGGATCATCCTAGTTGCCCTTTTCTGTACCTTCTCAAGTGCAATTAtgtcttttttgtagtgaggtgaccaaaaatacacacagtattctaggtggggtctaactagggcattgtataatcttagcataacctctctagacttgtgTTCTACGctttttgcaatatagcctaacattctatttgcctttttaattgcttcaCCACATTGGCAAGATACATTTAATGACCTGTTTCATAATCAAAGCCTTTTTAATGGCAGAAATACGAAGACAGATTTGTTGGAGAAGCAGCATTCTCTAAACCACCACTAAAGAGAAATGAAGGCGTGCGCCTTGAACCCCTGACTGAACCACTGGAGCATCTGGAGTCATTGCAGACACAGCCCAGGACAAAGCCTGTCTCCCGCCCTGCAATCATCCGAGGAATAACTTACTATAAAGCTAATCCCATAGAGGAGGACAATGACACAGATGAACAGCGTAAGTTTGCACCCTGTTGCTCACTGTACAGGATCCTGACTTTTACATTACATGGTTTGGCTCTAGATTTCCATGGTGGTTTGATTAAGCCTTATGTATTTAGTCAGATGCAGATCTCCTTCTCACTCTTTCCTGTGCAGTTAAAATGAAGCGGCATGCACTTTTAGTGCATAGCTAAAGCTTAATGCCCTTTTAAGAAGCCCTATATGTACAGGAAACCTGACCAGTTTGCAAAGGCATGGGTTAACTTGGCTAGATTTTCCCTGTGAATAGATGTGCCTTGTTTCTACCgatttttaacttgttttaaaaaatggtaaCTTCAATAACTTTTTGCCAGTTTATTGATACATGTATTTTTCTACATTAAGCCATTGTTTGATGGACAGGTACTACGTAAGTTATTTTTGTCAAAGAAAAAGTGTGCCTTTCGTTTTAATTTACTTTGTGTTTGATGGCCAGCAGAAGATGACTTCCCAAGTGGTGATGGTGCTATAGATCTGTTGATTGAAGATCAGCTCATCAAGCACATAGGAACGCTGGTCAGGACTGTCGAGATACCAGAACCAGTGGTCAGGCCTCCAACAACAGCAGCTCCTGAGGTGGACACACAAGACAATATAGAGACAACCCAGGCTCTGACTACAACTGCAGCTGCTATGGAATCTACAGCCGCTCCTAGCATTACCACTGAGCTTCCATCAACCTATATCACAACTACCACAGCAACTACCACAGCAACTACCACAGCCTCTTCAACACCTTCTACGGGAACAACAACAGTTATGACTGTACCTCCCACCAGCACCTCCACACCTGTCCAAGACACCACCTCCGCATTCACCACAGTCACAGCCGCCACTACCATTCCTGAACCGTCCACCAGCAAAGCAGCCCCTATCACCACAGCTACGCCTACCACTGCTAAAACAATAACTTCCATTGCCTCCATACTGCTGAACACCACCAGGCCCCTCCAGCTGACCATACCCAGGCAGTGGGTCAACATTAATGGGGATGAATCTCAGGAGAACATGGGGGATGAGGCTCAGACGAGTACCGGTAAGTGAAAAGCTCTTATCTTTAAATGCATTTACTTATTTCCATATTCACTTTGGGTAACCATCTACTGAAATACTAATTCTAACAGTCATAAACTTTAAAAGCACAACATTTGCCTGAACTCTAATTCAGTTATCGTAAGACTTTTACAATGTTGCACTAAACTTGCACTTCCAAAAAATATGTGACATGACCAACAAGTAAGAAACACTGTTCATTTTCAACAGATGGATGGTTCCATATACTGCATTTACTCTATTCAAAGAAGCttaattttgaaatgttttttggaATAGTATAGAAAACCATACTACTGTGATTTATCAAATCACCTACTTAAAATTAATTTTGGTAGTAAAACCATTGTAGACTCCGTAAGGGTGGAGTTAACCGCCATTAGTCTGGGCCTTACAGCTTCTTTTGGAAGATTTCCTTTTtagctcggggggggggggggggggtgaagcaTAGCCTGGTTTAGGTATTTCAAATTCAGTATGTTTAAGGACAATCCCACTTTATATATTTCTAACTTTTCTGGCAGGCGTGTGTAAAGACACCTTGTCCACCATCTCTGATCCTGTAATTCATAACACATATGGGCGGAATGAGGGCGCCTGGATGAAGGACCCAAAGTCCAAGGAAGACAAGATCTATGTGACAAACTATTACTATGGAAACACTTTAGTGGAATTCCGCACCATGGAGAACTTCAAACAAGGTATTGTGTAGTAATTTGCATCAATATATTATAATTACTTCATATAAATTAAATCCACCATTTTACTTGACCAGAGTAGTTttcaatctgtatttttttttttttttgcaaagaacaTTATTACATCTGAAACAGcattaaatatacaaaacaaatattgaaCAGTGGACCTCTGTGGTATTTCCTGCAATAGGAAATGTTTTGCCCACGCGTACTGGGTTATAGCAGTATGCTGTAATGCTGGATCAGTTCCTGTAACAGAAACCAATGCTGTGTCTGCTGTAATCGAGCATCAAAGTCCCAGTTTACAAAAAGCGTTTGCAAATTAAACTGTACTATTGTGTCCTTTTTCACAGACCCGTAGTGCTATCAAGGGGCCTTCAacttacaacattttaaaaatgtcagaCTAGAATTAGCCCTTTCGCAAGCTTTTAATTTACAGATCAATGTCATAGCTGCAAGACTGTAATCTAAATATCAGGTTTTATTATACTTTTGTAATGTATTCCAACAGGGCGCTGGACCAACTCCTATAAACTCCCCTACAACTGGATAGGCACAGGTCACGTTGTATACGATGGAGCCTTTTATTACAACAGAGCTTTTTCACGAGACATAATCAAGTATGATCTGAAGCAGCGGTACGTGGCCGCTTGGGCGATGCTGCACGATGCAGTGTTCGAGGAGACGACTCCCTGGAAGTGGAAAGGTCACTCTGACATTGACTTTGCAGTGGATGAGAATGGATTGTGGATCATTTATCCGGCAATCGATGACGAAGGGTTTCAGCAGGAGCTGATCGTACTGAGTAAACTGAACACTGCAGATCTGACCATACAGAAGGAAACTACATGGAGGACTGGCTTGCGGAAGGACTTTTACGGGAATTGCTTTATCGTCTGTGGCGTCCTTTATGCGGTGGATAGCTACAACCACATGAATACCACTATTTCTTATGCTTTTGATACCCACACCAACACACAGGGAGTACCAAGGCTTCCTTTTGTCAATAACTTTTCCTATACCACCCAGATTGACTACAATCCAAAGGAGAGAGTCCTGTATGCATGGGACCGTGGGCATCAAGTCACATATGGTGTCATGTTTGCCTATTGAGATATGCCTGTGAACAGTTACAAAGGGCCAtggcactttcttttttttttttgtataaataaaagaataaatattttaatattcttaAGTGGGCTGTAGATCAGTCcacctggcttttttttttttttttgcaatttagcAATACATGCATATGCTTTTTAATATTCAACGCCTCTTTACTGCCTAAAGAGTGTTCTTTTACTGTCATCACAGAAGCATGATACACCTTTATTTTACTTGCTATAAATACATAAGACAAATTTTGAACGAAAGTACAGAAGATATACCTTGGATATGATACAAAGTTTGGGAATGCACATGGACTTCTCTTAAAGTAAAGGATGTCTAGGAGAGTTTATATAAATATCTCCTACAAGACTGATTTTGGTTCTAAAGccagtacaaaaacaaattatttgaTACGCTTTAAAAAGCGATTCACAaaggttcattttttatttcaactttATATatcatcacaaagcacttaaTGTTCTGCAATGGATATGACTAAGCAACATGCattaaaatcattttaagatcTACTGCTGTAATTGCTGATCctcctttttttactttttcattctAAACAGAAGCAAACCAATCACTTTGCAACAGAGattatagttattttatttctatcaAATTCTGGTCAACCTCATTATTGTGATACTAGCGGTTGGTGGAACCAGCACACAAGGATTTTTCATTGTATAAAATAGTAACGGTAAGATTTGAAATTTGTCCCAGATACTGTGGCAGAGACCAGTGTTTTGAACTCTTATGATCTTCCTTTTTTCTGCTTTGTGGTCTACTGTGGATAACAATTTAAACTTCTAGAAATAAATTCTGAATCATTAAATGTTAACAATATGCCTTactttagctttttatttttttaaatagtagcacTTACAGGGCCATATTCTTAAGGTAATTAACATCGTTTTtattctaaaaagaaaacaattttgtTAATTTAACAGCACCTGCATGCACCTTGTGTCTTGTTGGTTCTGTAACATCAGCAGTGGGttatagttttttctttttaaagatacAAACATAGCATAATGATAAAtactttatgaatatggcccagaTATAGAAATCTAATACACATCCCTCTTACCCATTCACACAGAATatccagaaaaataaaatagctcAAACCTGttatttcatgtttttctttattaatgtgcttttccatcattacaaaaaaacagtgatttGTCGTCCAGGCAGTATTCATATCCCACAGCAAAGAAAACTAGATGCTCTTTAGAAAGAGACAAGAGGCAGTAGAACCTGCTCAAGATGAACTTCCACAATTGACCTCCACACTCCAGATGTGTGTTTATAacatactgttttaaaaatacattatactcTTTCAGAACTGTATAATTTAACCCAAAATATTCATGTTTTACAAGCAGTAACAATATCCTTCGTTCTATAAACATTTATTACATTGTATATGCAGTACATTAAAAAGACATGTTTTTGGGAAGCAATTTATGGTAAGAGTTTAATTTTGTGGTCAATTTATGGTAAGAGTTTAATTTTGTGGTGTTGGCTAAAATCTAACTTATAATTTAAACTTGTACACAAACTGCTGTTTTTACCATTCATAGGTTTGAATGAGTTGCCGGATTGACATTGGCCCCAATCCATTTAATACACACAAAACTACATAATTTCTTGCCATTAAGGGGACCTCAAGTACAGTAGTGATGATAGTGACTAACCATACTCAGGAGGAGGCTTTAGAATTACTTGAACATAACAATGT
The Acipenser ruthenus chromosome 10, fAciRut3.2 maternal haplotype, whole genome shotgun sequence DNA segment above includes these coding regions:
- the LOC117405557 gene encoding olfactomedin-like protein 2B, whose protein sequence is MSKITVLCFFWCVVLSGGSLLSNNGEQDTTAKSSATGGVWEEFKEYTETLENVVDNQENVLTQLLGDYDKVKAVSEGSDCQCKCVVRPLSRTACKRIEEGSAKVNDFYTVETVTSGPGCKCACIAPPSALNPCEGDFRFKKLQEAEKDGIKLSTVIELLEGAFYGLDLLKMHSVTTKLAHRIETLEKVALQNRTEKKEHLKGNTKVNHIPKKENSSTTSPTETKKQLTDLGSVLQRDAAAAYSHKEKYEDRFVGEAAFSKPPLKRNEGVRLEPLTEPLEHLESLQTQPRTKPVSRPAIIRGITYYKANPIEEDNDTDEQPEDDFPSGDGAIDLLIEDQLIKHIGTLVRTVEIPEPVVRPPTTAAPEVDTQDNIETTQALTTTAAAMESTAAPSITTELPSTYITTTTATTTATTTASSTPSTGTTTVMTVPPTSTSTPVQDTTSAFTTVTAATTIPEPSTSKAAPITTATPTTAKTITSIASILLNTTRPLQLTIPRQWVNINGDESQENMGDEAQTSTGVCKDTLSTISDPVIHNTYGRNEGAWMKDPKSKEDKIYVTNYYYGNTLVEFRTMENFKQGRWTNSYKLPYNWIGTGHVVYDGAFYYNRAFSRDIIKYDLKQRYVAAWAMLHDAVFEETTPWKWKGHSDIDFAVDENGLWIIYPAIDDEGFQQELIVLSKLNTADLTIQKETTWRTGLRKDFYGNCFIVCGVLYAVDSYNHMNTTISYAFDTHTNTQGVPRLPFVNNFSYTTQIDYNPKERVLYAWDRGHQVTYGVMFAY